One genomic segment of Paenibacillus durus includes these proteins:
- a CDS encoding DUF3939 domain-containing protein, with product MPKEPPSRVGIIRGGTLPSLRVAGVLGTLLLTLFLSGCLYNGKEEGRTAVSYHESVSRVQSAVDDFYQKEGLLPILNADRETPRFEKFRIDLDKLNKKGYLDDIPAAAFEKGGSAYFLLLDEERNPTVKVMDLVTVQAVNDVQRKVNLYRSAHNGELPAAGELYPGLYKIDGKKAGTERLKLTSVYSGQEMDFIMDKTGGVYADYAFDIMSAIDRIGVQPATGEDLRSLLLESFWFVPVKSLPYYWVGGQPVPCVLSEEQGAE from the coding sequence ATGCCGAAGGAGCCGCCAAGCCGGGTAGGAATCATTCGGGGAGGCACTCTGCCGTCTTTACGTGTAGCAGGCGTGCTGGGAACGCTGCTCCTTACTCTCTTCCTGTCCGGCTGCCTGTATAACGGTAAGGAGGAGGGAAGGACCGCCGTCAGTTACCATGAAAGTGTGAGCCGGGTTCAGTCCGCTGTCGACGATTTCTACCAGAAGGAGGGCCTGCTTCCGATCTTGAACGCTGACAGGGAGACGCCAAGGTTCGAGAAATTTCGGATTGATCTGGATAAGCTGAACAAAAAGGGCTATTTGGATGATATTCCGGCGGCGGCCTTCGAAAAAGGAGGCAGCGCCTATTTTTTGCTGCTGGATGAGGAGAGAAATCCGACCGTAAAGGTGATGGATCTTGTCACGGTTCAGGCTGTGAACGATGTCCAGCGGAAGGTGAATCTATACCGTTCAGCCCATAATGGCGAACTGCCCGCAGCTGGAGAGCTGTATCCCGGTCTGTACAAGATCGACGGCAAAAAGGCCGGGACGGAAAGGCTAAAGCTGACAAGCGTGTACTCCGGCCAGGAGATGGATTTTATTATGGATAAGACCGGGGGTGTATACGCCGATTACGCATTCGACATTATGTCTGCGATAGACAGGATAGGAGTGCAGCCGGCCACAGGCGAGGATCTGCGCTCGCTGCTCCTGGAAAGTTTCTGGTTCGTCCCTGTCAAATCGCTCCCTTATTACTGGGTGGGGGGCCAGCCCGTTCCCTGCGTATTATCCGAAGAGCAAGGAGCGGAGTAA
- a CDS encoding 2Fe-2S iron-sulfur cluster-binding protein: protein MKPHRGYKVVFLPEGRQTEIAGGVSLLKAARKAGVKIATRCDGKAGCLMCKVKIEDETAGGVKPPGDIERRKLGSQLNDGVRLACQAIVQGDIRVTVPEDPLKAAVRRRLEEARRGHEDELW from the coding sequence ATGAAACCGCATAGAGGATATAAGGTTGTATTTTTGCCGGAGGGGCGGCAGACCGAAATTGCCGGGGGCGTATCGCTGCTCAAAGCGGCGCGCAAGGCTGGCGTTAAAATAGCTACCCGCTGCGACGGGAAAGCCGGCTGTCTGATGTGCAAGGTCAAGATTGAGGATGAGACTGCAGGCGGGGTTAAGCCCCCGGGGGATATCGAACGGCGCAAGCTGGGCAGCCAGCTCAACGATGGCGTCCGTCTGGCCTGTCAGGCCATTGTGCAGGGAGACATCCGTGTGACCGTTCCCGAAGACCCTTTGAAAGCTGCTGTACGACGCAGGCTGGAAGAGGCGCGGCGCGGCCACGAGGATGAATTGTGGTAA
- a CDS encoding DUF2768 family protein produces MDPMTKMWMSLIAILIMGLSVFLITFARNRTKGLLRGVLSVIAFVIMLIGLLGGLASIM; encoded by the coding sequence ATGGACCCGATGACCAAAATGTGGATGTCTCTGATTGCTATTTTGATCATGGGTCTGTCCGTATTTCTGATTACGTTTGCCCGCAACAGGACGAAAGGCCTGCTCCGCGGAGTGTTGTCCGTCATCGCTTTTGTCATCATGCTAATCGGATTGCTTGGCGGCTTGGCCTCAATTATGTAA
- a CDS encoding stage VI sporulation protein F, giving the protein MSRNFSKDALNAINKKAGKNISEGAVKRLAGTVKPGTLQSEAQLRQLIKQVSAMANVPVSEATIKEIIHAVKKTGANPNSMETLMKMMLKK; this is encoded by the coding sequence ATGAGCCGAAATTTTTCCAAGGACGCCTTGAACGCCATTAATAAAAAGGCGGGCAAAAACATCTCGGAAGGCGCCGTTAAAAGGCTGGCCGGTACAGTAAAGCCGGGAACGCTGCAGAGTGAAGCCCAGCTCCGCCAATTGATCAAGCAGGTATCAGCGATGGCCAATGTGCCGGTCAGCGAAGCTACAATTAAGGAAATTATCCATGCTGTAAAGAAGACCGGGGCAAATCCGAACAGTATGGAAACCTTAATGAAAATGATGCTAAAAAAATAG